The genomic DNA GTCCGGCATGGAGGGTGCCGAGGCGACCATCGCGGGCGCCTTCGACACCACCACGTACTCCGTCAGCTACACCCCGACCGACGGAGGCGAGCCGGTGACCGACCACAAGTGGGTCGTGCACGAGGAACTCGAGGACCCGGGCGAGGCCCCGCTGGCCGAGGGCTCCACGGTCGTGCTCGACGCCGATCACATGTCCGGCATGGACGGCGCCGAGGCGACCATCGACTCCGCCACCGAGGAAACGGTCTACATGGTCGACTTCAGCGCCGACGGCATGGAGATGACCAACCACAAGTGGGTCGTCGAGTCCGAGATCAGCCCGGCGGAGTAACCGCAGTTCCGCAATTCTCCTGTTCTCCGGCCTCATCCGAGCGTGTGATTGCACGGTCGGATGAGCGGCCCGGGGCCGGTTCTTACCCGCGCCCCCGCTCCGCTAGCTCAGGTGCGCCGCGACGCTGACCACGTTGCCGTCGGCGTCGCGGTAGAAGAAGCGGCGGACGCCGAACTTTTCGTCGGTGAGCGGGTAGACGATCTCGATGCCGTGGGCGGAGGCGTCCTCGGCGCGTCGATAAGCGGCGTTGACGTCGGTGACGAACACCGTCGCGTCCGGGCGCGGCGCGGGCGTGGCCTCCGCGACGAGGTTGAGCTGGGGGCCGTCGACCTCGCCGAGCGCGCGCATGAAACCGTGATCCAGGATGATGTCCATGCCCAGCACGGCGCTGTGCGCGTGGGAGGATTCGTGGAGGTTGCTGACGACGAGGTTGGGGATGACGCGCTCGACGTCGGTGCGGTGCCGGGTCGGAGTGATGATCTCG from Corynebacterium guangdongense includes the following:
- a CDS encoding VOC family protein; translation: MMLEIITPTRHRTDVERVIPNLVVSNLHESSHAHSAVLGMDIILDHGFMRALGEVDGPQLNLVAEATPAPRPDATVFVTDVNAAYRRAEDASAHGIEIVYPLTDEKFGVRRFFYRDADGNVVSVAAHLS
- a CDS encoding YdhK family protein; the encoded protein is MKRLLTAITLTSALALAACADTTESTESSPTLTTAEAESADNGHGDHPADGGPAPAGIVEAEDPTYPVGTKVILNADHMSGMEGAEATIAGAFDTTTYSVSYTPTDGGEPVTDHKWVVHEELEDPGEAPLAEGSTVVLDADHMSGMDGAEATIDSATEETVYMVDFSADGMEMTNHKWVVESEISPAE